In Microvenator marinus, one genomic interval encodes:
- a CDS encoding pyridoxal phosphate-dependent aminotransferase: MKPSSRAEAIIPSAIRDLTERAGPQSLHLGLGQPDTPMHPSVLEAIRDAIAPLANYGPNLGTLQARKAVADHYGVDLDSVLITAGVQEGLALSVLGLVEPGQKVLVPNPGFPAYPNLVRAAHATPVYYELGSDWSLDLQRIEASWEDGVKAIIINSPGNPTGAVFSEAEIRKLVEWCEEREITIISDEIYEDFVYEGVHFSAFEASKSSVIRLSGLSKSHSMMGWRLGWLIAEPSFVQGLKGLHQHLVTSAVVPIQDVIPTALAVHGEHTRAAVKIFSARRDTLIQALRAEWPQMPEAVAAGAFYVLLDVRAASDRFGGSYPLALNILQEIDVVAIPGSGFGSGAEGYLRLAYTVEESKLEVAGARLGAYLKQFE; this comes from the coding sequence ATGAAGCCCTCGTCTCGTGCCGAAGCCATTATTCCTTCTGCGATCCGAGACTTGACGGAACGTGCGGGTCCCCAGAGTTTGCACCTTGGACTAGGTCAGCCTGATACTCCCATGCATCCCAGCGTTCTTGAGGCTATCCGCGATGCGATTGCTCCGCTTGCCAACTACGGGCCAAACCTCGGTACCCTTCAAGCTCGTAAGGCGGTGGCCGACCATTATGGCGTGGACTTGGATTCGGTTTTGATAACCGCGGGTGTACAAGAGGGACTGGCGTTGAGCGTACTTGGTCTTGTGGAACCGGGCCAGAAAGTTCTCGTACCAAACCCGGGGTTTCCTGCTTATCCGAACCTCGTAAGGGCGGCTCACGCGACCCCAGTCTATTATGAACTCGGCAGCGATTGGTCACTTGATTTGCAGCGCATCGAGGCGAGTTGGGAAGACGGAGTCAAGGCGATCATCATAAACTCGCCTGGCAATCCAACCGGAGCAGTGTTCTCCGAGGCCGAGATTCGCAAGCTCGTTGAGTGGTGCGAAGAACGTGAGATCACGATTATATCCGACGAGATTTACGAGGACTTCGTTTACGAAGGCGTACACTTTTCTGCCTTTGAGGCTTCGAAAAGTTCGGTCATCAGGCTTTCCGGACTTTCTAAAAGCCATTCGATGATGGGTTGGCGGCTCGGTTGGCTGATTGCTGAGCCTTCTTTTGTGCAAGGTTTAAAGGGCCTTCATCAACATCTGGTGACATCGGCCGTTGTTCCTATCCAAGATGTGATTCCGACGGCGCTCGCGGTCCATGGTGAGCATACTCGGGCTGCGGTTAAGATTTTCTCGGCTCGGAGGGACACGTTGATTCAAGCGCTTAGGGCCGAGTGGCCGCAAATGCCCGAAGCCGTGGCTGCTGGCGCGTTCTACGTACTCTTGGATGTTCGCGCGGCGTCGGACCGGTTTGGTGGCTCTTACCCTTTGGCACTGAATATTCTTCAAGAGATCGATGTTGTGGCAATCCCAGGAAGTGGTTTCGGTAGTGGCGCAGAGGGGTATCTGCGTTTAGCTTACACTGTGGAAGAATCGAAACTAGAGGTAGCGGGCGCACGTCTAGGTGCCTACCTAAAGCAGTTTGAGTGA
- a CDS encoding 2,3,4,5-tetrahydropyridine-2,6-dicarboxylate N-succinyltransferase has protein sequence MSKQAILEAVETHFSRDPSALDESSHEVLEHFLSALEAGDLRAAEQDEHGEWHVNAAVKKGILLGFRLGKTIEMAREPLQFSDKHTFPIQDLPVVERNIRIVPGGNSIRRGSYIGRNVVMMPPAFVNVGAWVGDGTIIDSHALVGSCAQVGNNVHISAGVQIGGVLEPIGQTPVIIEDGVMLGGNCGVYEGVRVRKGAVLASGCVVTASVPVYDLVNERVLRSTDERPLEIPANAVVVPGSRPAKGDFAQKHGLQMAALLIIKYRDEKTDSRTALEELLR, from the coding sequence ATGAGTAAACAAGCCATTTTGGAAGCAGTCGAAACCCACTTTTCCCGCGATCCTTCGGCTCTTGATGAGTCTTCACATGAGGTTCTCGAGCACTTTCTCTCGGCCCTTGAGGCCGGAGACCTGCGGGCAGCGGAGCAAGACGAGCACGGCGAATGGCACGTCAACGCCGCAGTGAAGAAGGGGATCTTGCTTGGGTTTAGACTTGGGAAAACCATTGAGATGGCGCGAGAGCCCCTTCAATTTAGCGATAAACACACGTTTCCAATCCAAGACCTGCCGGTTGTGGAGCGCAATATCAGAATTGTCCCGGGTGGAAACTCGATCCGACGAGGCTCCTACATCGGAAGAAATGTGGTCATGATGCCGCCAGCGTTCGTCAACGTGGGGGCGTGGGTAGGCGACGGAACCATCATCGACAGTCACGCTCTGGTGGGCAGCTGTGCCCAGGTGGGCAACAACGTGCATATATCTGCCGGCGTTCAGATTGGTGGTGTTCTGGAGCCTATCGGCCAGACACCTGTAATCATTGAAGATGGCGTGATGCTCGGCGGAAATTGTGGCGTCTACGAGGGTGTGCGCGTGCGCAAAGGCGCCGTGTTGGCTTCGGGGTGTGTGGTAACCGCGTCAGTTCCAGTCTACGACTTGGTCAACGAAAGAGTCCTTCGTTCCACCGACGAAAGGCCCTTAGAAATCCCGGCGAACGCCGTAGTTGTGCCGGGATCTAGACCCGCAAAAGGGGACTTTGCCCAAAAGCACGGGCTACAAATGGCCGCGTTGCTGATCATCAAGTACCGCGACGAAAAGACAGATTCGCGCACAGCCCTCGAGGAACTTCTTCGATGA